One Cellulomonas taurus genomic region harbors:
- a CDS encoding DUF2945 domain-containing protein, which yields MAKPLSVGDRVSWNTPQGRTQGVVVERRESDVELAGQRFTASAEEPAFIVESEKTGARAAHHRSALRRLGG from the coding sequence ATGGCCAAACCGCTGAGCGTCGGTGATCGGGTGTCCTGGAACACCCCCCAGGGCCGGACCCAGGGAGTGGTGGTCGAGCGCCGGGAGAGCGACGTCGAGCTCGCCGGTCAGCGCTTCACCGCGAGCGCCGAGGAACCGGCGTTCATCGTCGAGTCGGAGAAGACCGGCGCCCGGGCCGCTCATCATCGGTCGGCGCTG